A single region of the Grus americana isolate bGruAme1 chromosome 3, bGruAme1.mat, whole genome shotgun sequence genome encodes:
- the EIF2AK2 gene encoding interferon-induced, double-stranded RNA-activated protein kinase isoform X1 produces the protein MDRECMDKINNYCQKHKLTLAYASVRMTGPSHDPEFTVVVKINDVEYGTGTGKNKKEANAAAAKKTWEMLKNQPESPSNVQAAKLMTSPVTSSPVAPSNYVSLLNEYSQKTLQAVDYSNRTRSGAAHAPVFSCSCMISGVLYGIGTGSTQGAAKQAAAKQAYEKLNKESALTMESETSNDNSTFSERSNSSRVPTQSDSDSICFKDSAAELVEKVKDMAVGEKPARSQKDAQGSAQKSRRKLAANFDKAINKQEEKKMSDSDESLPDLDTNTSEENESPYTVNKRFLRKFKNIMPIGAGGFGNVFKATEKIDKRTCAIKRVKFTDKVMREVEGLATLDHENIVRYYCSWKGHDHISFPDSSQKPEVILCLFIQMELCEQGSLENWIEKNRLDQKYNQMAENKFLQILEGVKYIHSKELIHRDLKPQNIFISRQDKIKIGDFGLVTSVTYETLTENRGTKSYMAPEQFGDKYGKEVDIYALGLIWFEILSAFTNHEKNVVWSNVRDGKLPESFTNQFPTNAPIIKKMLSRCFSARYSASEILHFLKPNKGLNVRPPKGNSSLPVTL, from the exons GTTCACAGTTGTGGTTAAAATAAACGATGTAGAATATGGTACTGGCACTGGTAAAAATAAGAAGGAagcaaatgcagcagcagcaaaaaaaacctGGGAAATGCTTAAAAACCAG CCAGAGAGTCCTTCAAATGTGCAAGCTGCAAAATTAATGACATCTCCAGTGACCTCATCACCTGTAGCACCCAGCAACTATGTCAGCCTACTAAATGAGTATTCACAAAAGACGTTGCAAGCAGTTGATTATTCTAACAGAACCCGCTCTGGAGCCGCCCATGCTCCCGT GTTTTCTTGTAGCTGTATGATTAGTGGTGTTTTGTATGGAATTGGCACTGGATCTACTCAAGGTGCTGCAAAACAAGCTGCCGCAAAACAAGCATATGAGAAGCTAAATAAGGAATCAGCTCTAACA atggaaagCGAAACATCTAATGACAATTCTACATTTAGCGAACGTAGTAATTCCTCTCGAGTGCCAACTCAGTCTGACTCAGA cagTATTTGCTTTAAAGACTCAGCTGCAGAGTTGGtagaaaaagtgaaagacaTGGCAGTAGGTGAAAAGCCTGCACGTTCTCAG AAAGATGCACAAGGTTCTGCCCAGAAATCCAGAAG AAAACTGGCAGCtaattttgataaagcaataaacaagcaagaggaaaaaaagatgtcagaTTCAGATGAAAGTTTGCCAGATCTGGACACAAATACCAGTGAGGAGAATGAAAGTCCATACACTGTGAATAAAAG atttcttaggaaatttaaaaatataatgccTATTGGTGCAGGTGGTTTTGGGAATGTtttcaaagcaacagaaaagattGATAAGAGAACCTGTGCAATCAAACGAGTTAAATTCACAGA CAAAGTAATGCGTGAAGTAGAAGGACTTGCAACACTTGACCATGAAAACATAGTGCGGTATTATTGTAGCTGGAAAGGGCATGACCACATAAGCTTTCCAGACTCAAG ccaGAAGCCAGAAGTAATTCTCTGTCTTTTCATCCAAATGGAATTATGTGAACAAGGGTCATTGGAAAACTGGATTGAAAAGAATAGACTAGACCAAAAGTATAACCAGatggcagaaaacaaatttttacaAATACTGGAAGGGGTGAAATATATTCATTCTAAAGAGTTAATTCATCGAGACCTCAAG cCTCAGAATATATTCATATCACgtcaagataaaataaaaataggcgACTTTGGTCTTGTGACTTCCGTGACATATGAGACACTGACTGAGAACAGAGGAACAAAATCATATATGGCACCAGAACAG TTCGGGGACAAATATGGAAAAGAAGTAGATATTTATGCACTGGGATTAATTTGGTTTGAAATTCTTTCGGCATTCACTAATCATGAGAAAAATGTG GTATGGAGCAACGTTAGAGACGGTAAACTTCCAGAAAGCTTCACCAACCAATTTCCAACAAAT gCACCCATAATCAAAAAGATGCTTTCAAGATGCTTTTCAGCAAGATATTCTGCAtctgaaatacttcattttttaaaacctaataAAGGCCTTAATGTCAGACCCCCAAAAGGTAACAGCAGTTTGCCTGTTACTCTGTAG
- the EIF2AK2 gene encoding interferon-induced, double-stranded RNA-activated protein kinase isoform X3: MDRECMDKINNYCQKHKLTLAYASVRMTGPSHDPEFTVVVKINDVEYGTGTGKNKKEANAAAAKKTWEMLKNQPESPSNVQAAKLMTSPVTSSPVAPSNYVSLLNEYSQKTLQAVDYSNRTRSGAAHAPVFSCSCMISGVLYGIGTGSTQGAAKQAAAKQAYEKLNKESALTMESETSNDNSTFSERSNSSRVPTQSDSDSICFKDSAAELVEKVKDMAVGEKPARSQKDAQGSAQKSRRKLAANFDKAINKQEEKKMSDSDESLPDLDTNTSEENESPYTVNKRFLRKFKNIMPIGAGGFGNVFKATEKIDKRTCAIKRVKFTDKVMREVEGLATLDHENIVRYYCSWKGHDHISFPDSSQKPEVILCLFIQMELCEQGSLENWIEKNRLDQKYNQMAENKFLQILEGVKYIHSKELIHRDLKPQNIFISRQDKIKIGDFGLVTSVTYETLTENRGTKSYMAPEQVWSNVRDGKLPESFTNQFPTNAPIIKKMLSRCFSARYSASEILHFLKPNKGLNVRPPKGNSSLPVTL; this comes from the exons GTTCACAGTTGTGGTTAAAATAAACGATGTAGAATATGGTACTGGCACTGGTAAAAATAAGAAGGAagcaaatgcagcagcagcaaaaaaaacctGGGAAATGCTTAAAAACCAG CCAGAGAGTCCTTCAAATGTGCAAGCTGCAAAATTAATGACATCTCCAGTGACCTCATCACCTGTAGCACCCAGCAACTATGTCAGCCTACTAAATGAGTATTCACAAAAGACGTTGCAAGCAGTTGATTATTCTAACAGAACCCGCTCTGGAGCCGCCCATGCTCCCGT GTTTTCTTGTAGCTGTATGATTAGTGGTGTTTTGTATGGAATTGGCACTGGATCTACTCAAGGTGCTGCAAAACAAGCTGCCGCAAAACAAGCATATGAGAAGCTAAATAAGGAATCAGCTCTAACA atggaaagCGAAACATCTAATGACAATTCTACATTTAGCGAACGTAGTAATTCCTCTCGAGTGCCAACTCAGTCTGACTCAGA cagTATTTGCTTTAAAGACTCAGCTGCAGAGTTGGtagaaaaagtgaaagacaTGGCAGTAGGTGAAAAGCCTGCACGTTCTCAG AAAGATGCACAAGGTTCTGCCCAGAAATCCAGAAG AAAACTGGCAGCtaattttgataaagcaataaacaagcaagaggaaaaaaagatgtcagaTTCAGATGAAAGTTTGCCAGATCTGGACACAAATACCAGTGAGGAGAATGAAAGTCCATACACTGTGAATAAAAG atttcttaggaaatttaaaaatataatgccTATTGGTGCAGGTGGTTTTGGGAATGTtttcaaagcaacagaaaagattGATAAGAGAACCTGTGCAATCAAACGAGTTAAATTCACAGA CAAAGTAATGCGTGAAGTAGAAGGACTTGCAACACTTGACCATGAAAACATAGTGCGGTATTATTGTAGCTGGAAAGGGCATGACCACATAAGCTTTCCAGACTCAAG ccaGAAGCCAGAAGTAATTCTCTGTCTTTTCATCCAAATGGAATTATGTGAACAAGGGTCATTGGAAAACTGGATTGAAAAGAATAGACTAGACCAAAAGTATAACCAGatggcagaaaacaaatttttacaAATACTGGAAGGGGTGAAATATATTCATTCTAAAGAGTTAATTCATCGAGACCTCAAG cCTCAGAATATATTCATATCACgtcaagataaaataaaaataggcgACTTTGGTCTTGTGACTTCCGTGACATATGAGACACTGACTGAGAACAGAGGAACAAAATCATATATGGCACCAGAACAG GTATGGAGCAACGTTAGAGACGGTAAACTTCCAGAAAGCTTCACCAACCAATTTCCAACAAAT gCACCCATAATCAAAAAGATGCTTTCAAGATGCTTTTCAGCAAGATATTCTGCAtctgaaatacttcattttttaaaacctaataAAGGCCTTAATGTCAGACCCCCAAAAGGTAACAGCAGTTTGCCTGTTACTCTGTAG
- the EIF2AK2 gene encoding interferon-induced, double-stranded RNA-activated protein kinase isoform X4, translated as MLKNQPESPSNVQAAKLMTSPVTSSPVAPSNYVSLLNEYSQKTLQAVDYSNRTRSGAAHAPVFSCSCMISGVLYGIGTGSTQGAAKQAAAKQAYEKLNKESALTMESETSNDNSTFSERSNSSRVPTQSDSDSICFKDSAAELVEKVKDMAVGEKPARSQKDAQGSAQKSRRKLAANFDKAINKQEEKKMSDSDESLPDLDTNTSEENESPYTVNKRFLRKFKNIMPIGAGGFGNVFKATEKIDKRTCAIKRVKFTDKVMREVEGLATLDHENIVRYYCSWKGHDHISFPDSSQKPEVILCLFIQMELCEQGSLENWIEKNRLDQKYNQMAENKFLQILEGVKYIHSKELIHRDLKPQNIFISRQDKIKIGDFGLVTSVTYETLTENRGTKSYMAPEQFGDKYGKEVDIYALGLIWFEILSAFTNHEKNVVWSNVRDGKLPESFTNQFPTNAPIIKKMLSRCFSARYSASEILHFLKPNKGLNVRPPKGNSSLPVTL; from the exons ATGCTTAAAAACCAG CCAGAGAGTCCTTCAAATGTGCAAGCTGCAAAATTAATGACATCTCCAGTGACCTCATCACCTGTAGCACCCAGCAACTATGTCAGCCTACTAAATGAGTATTCACAAAAGACGTTGCAAGCAGTTGATTATTCTAACAGAACCCGCTCTGGAGCCGCCCATGCTCCCGT GTTTTCTTGTAGCTGTATGATTAGTGGTGTTTTGTATGGAATTGGCACTGGATCTACTCAAGGTGCTGCAAAACAAGCTGCCGCAAAACAAGCATATGAGAAGCTAAATAAGGAATCAGCTCTAACA atggaaagCGAAACATCTAATGACAATTCTACATTTAGCGAACGTAGTAATTCCTCTCGAGTGCCAACTCAGTCTGACTCAGA cagTATTTGCTTTAAAGACTCAGCTGCAGAGTTGGtagaaaaagtgaaagacaTGGCAGTAGGTGAAAAGCCTGCACGTTCTCAG AAAGATGCACAAGGTTCTGCCCAGAAATCCAGAAG AAAACTGGCAGCtaattttgataaagcaataaacaagcaagaggaaaaaaagatgtcagaTTCAGATGAAAGTTTGCCAGATCTGGACACAAATACCAGTGAGGAGAATGAAAGTCCATACACTGTGAATAAAAG atttcttaggaaatttaaaaatataatgccTATTGGTGCAGGTGGTTTTGGGAATGTtttcaaagcaacagaaaagattGATAAGAGAACCTGTGCAATCAAACGAGTTAAATTCACAGA CAAAGTAATGCGTGAAGTAGAAGGACTTGCAACACTTGACCATGAAAACATAGTGCGGTATTATTGTAGCTGGAAAGGGCATGACCACATAAGCTTTCCAGACTCAAG ccaGAAGCCAGAAGTAATTCTCTGTCTTTTCATCCAAATGGAATTATGTGAACAAGGGTCATTGGAAAACTGGATTGAAAAGAATAGACTAGACCAAAAGTATAACCAGatggcagaaaacaaatttttacaAATACTGGAAGGGGTGAAATATATTCATTCTAAAGAGTTAATTCATCGAGACCTCAAG cCTCAGAATATATTCATATCACgtcaagataaaataaaaataggcgACTTTGGTCTTGTGACTTCCGTGACATATGAGACACTGACTGAGAACAGAGGAACAAAATCATATATGGCACCAGAACAG TTCGGGGACAAATATGGAAAAGAAGTAGATATTTATGCACTGGGATTAATTTGGTTTGAAATTCTTTCGGCATTCACTAATCATGAGAAAAATGTG GTATGGAGCAACGTTAGAGACGGTAAACTTCCAGAAAGCTTCACCAACCAATTTCCAACAAAT gCACCCATAATCAAAAAGATGCTTTCAAGATGCTTTTCAGCAAGATATTCTGCAtctgaaatacttcattttttaaaacctaataAAGGCCTTAATGTCAGACCCCCAAAAGGTAACAGCAGTTTGCCTGTTACTCTGTAG
- the EIF2AK2 gene encoding interferon-induced, double-stranded RNA-activated protein kinase isoform X2, translated as MDRECMDKINNYCQKHKLTLAYASVRMTGPSHDPEFTVVVKINDVEYGTGTGKNKKEANAAAAKKTWEMLKNQPESPSNVQAAKLMTSPVTSSPVAPSNYVSLLNEYSQKTLQAVDYSNRTRSGAAHAPVFSCSCMISGVLYGIGTGSTQGAAKQAAAKQAYEKLNKESALTMESETSNDNSTFSERSNSSRVPTQSDSDICFKDSAAELVEKVKDMAVGEKPARSQKDAQGSAQKSRRKLAANFDKAINKQEEKKMSDSDESLPDLDTNTSEENESPYTVNKRFLRKFKNIMPIGAGGFGNVFKATEKIDKRTCAIKRVKFTDKVMREVEGLATLDHENIVRYYCSWKGHDHISFPDSSQKPEVILCLFIQMELCEQGSLENWIEKNRLDQKYNQMAENKFLQILEGVKYIHSKELIHRDLKPQNIFISRQDKIKIGDFGLVTSVTYETLTENRGTKSYMAPEQFGDKYGKEVDIYALGLIWFEILSAFTNHEKNVVWSNVRDGKLPESFTNQFPTNAPIIKKMLSRCFSARYSASEILHFLKPNKGLNVRPPKGNSSLPVTL; from the exons GTTCACAGTTGTGGTTAAAATAAACGATGTAGAATATGGTACTGGCACTGGTAAAAATAAGAAGGAagcaaatgcagcagcagcaaaaaaaacctGGGAAATGCTTAAAAACCAG CCAGAGAGTCCTTCAAATGTGCAAGCTGCAAAATTAATGACATCTCCAGTGACCTCATCACCTGTAGCACCCAGCAACTATGTCAGCCTACTAAATGAGTATTCACAAAAGACGTTGCAAGCAGTTGATTATTCTAACAGAACCCGCTCTGGAGCCGCCCATGCTCCCGT GTTTTCTTGTAGCTGTATGATTAGTGGTGTTTTGTATGGAATTGGCACTGGATCTACTCAAGGTGCTGCAAAACAAGCTGCCGCAAAACAAGCATATGAGAAGCTAAATAAGGAATCAGCTCTAACA atggaaagCGAAACATCTAATGACAATTCTACATTTAGCGAACGTAGTAATTCCTCTCGAGTGCCAACTCAGTCTGACTCAGA TATTTGCTTTAAAGACTCAGCTGCAGAGTTGGtagaaaaagtgaaagacaTGGCAGTAGGTGAAAAGCCTGCACGTTCTCAG AAAGATGCACAAGGTTCTGCCCAGAAATCCAGAAG AAAACTGGCAGCtaattttgataaagcaataaacaagcaagaggaaaaaaagatgtcagaTTCAGATGAAAGTTTGCCAGATCTGGACACAAATACCAGTGAGGAGAATGAAAGTCCATACACTGTGAATAAAAG atttcttaggaaatttaaaaatataatgccTATTGGTGCAGGTGGTTTTGGGAATGTtttcaaagcaacagaaaagattGATAAGAGAACCTGTGCAATCAAACGAGTTAAATTCACAGA CAAAGTAATGCGTGAAGTAGAAGGACTTGCAACACTTGACCATGAAAACATAGTGCGGTATTATTGTAGCTGGAAAGGGCATGACCACATAAGCTTTCCAGACTCAAG ccaGAAGCCAGAAGTAATTCTCTGTCTTTTCATCCAAATGGAATTATGTGAACAAGGGTCATTGGAAAACTGGATTGAAAAGAATAGACTAGACCAAAAGTATAACCAGatggcagaaaacaaatttttacaAATACTGGAAGGGGTGAAATATATTCATTCTAAAGAGTTAATTCATCGAGACCTCAAG cCTCAGAATATATTCATATCACgtcaagataaaataaaaataggcgACTTTGGTCTTGTGACTTCCGTGACATATGAGACACTGACTGAGAACAGAGGAACAAAATCATATATGGCACCAGAACAG TTCGGGGACAAATATGGAAAAGAAGTAGATATTTATGCACTGGGATTAATTTGGTTTGAAATTCTTTCGGCATTCACTAATCATGAGAAAAATGTG GTATGGAGCAACGTTAGAGACGGTAAACTTCCAGAAAGCTTCACCAACCAATTTCCAACAAAT gCACCCATAATCAAAAAGATGCTTTCAAGATGCTTTTCAGCAAGATATTCTGCAtctgaaatacttcattttttaaaacctaataAAGGCCTTAATGTCAGACCCCCAAAAGGTAACAGCAGTTTGCCTGTTACTCTGTAG
- the EIF2AK2 gene encoding interferon-induced, double-stranded RNA-activated protein kinase isoform X5 — translation MVLALVKIRRKQMQQQQKKPGKCLKTRFSCSCMISGVLYGIGTGSTQGAAKQAAAKQAYEKLNKESALTMESETSNDNSTFSERSNSSRVPTQSDSDSICFKDSAAELVEKVKDMAVGEKPARSQKDAQGSAQKSRRKLAANFDKAINKQEEKKMSDSDESLPDLDTNTSEENESPYTVNKRFLRKFKNIMPIGAGGFGNVFKATEKIDKRTCAIKRVKFTDKVMREVEGLATLDHENIVRYYCSWKGHDHISFPDSSQKPEVILCLFIQMELCEQGSLENWIEKNRLDQKYNQMAENKFLQILEGVKYIHSKELIHRDLKPQNIFISRQDKIKIGDFGLVTSVTYETLTENRGTKSYMAPEQFGDKYGKEVDIYALGLIWFEILSAFTNHEKNVVWSNVRDGKLPESFTNQFPTNAPIIKKMLSRCFSARYSASEILHFLKPNKGLNVRPPKGNSSLPVTL, via the exons ATGGTACTGGCACTGGTAAAAATAAGAAGGAagcaaatgcagcagcagcaaaaaaaacctGGGAAATGCTTAAAAACCAG GTTTTCTTGTAGCTGTATGATTAGTGGTGTTTTGTATGGAATTGGCACTGGATCTACTCAAGGTGCTGCAAAACAAGCTGCCGCAAAACAAGCATATGAGAAGCTAAATAAGGAATCAGCTCTAACA atggaaagCGAAACATCTAATGACAATTCTACATTTAGCGAACGTAGTAATTCCTCTCGAGTGCCAACTCAGTCTGACTCAGA cagTATTTGCTTTAAAGACTCAGCTGCAGAGTTGGtagaaaaagtgaaagacaTGGCAGTAGGTGAAAAGCCTGCACGTTCTCAG AAAGATGCACAAGGTTCTGCCCAGAAATCCAGAAG AAAACTGGCAGCtaattttgataaagcaataaacaagcaagaggaaaaaaagatgtcagaTTCAGATGAAAGTTTGCCAGATCTGGACACAAATACCAGTGAGGAGAATGAAAGTCCATACACTGTGAATAAAAG atttcttaggaaatttaaaaatataatgccTATTGGTGCAGGTGGTTTTGGGAATGTtttcaaagcaacagaaaagattGATAAGAGAACCTGTGCAATCAAACGAGTTAAATTCACAGA CAAAGTAATGCGTGAAGTAGAAGGACTTGCAACACTTGACCATGAAAACATAGTGCGGTATTATTGTAGCTGGAAAGGGCATGACCACATAAGCTTTCCAGACTCAAG ccaGAAGCCAGAAGTAATTCTCTGTCTTTTCATCCAAATGGAATTATGTGAACAAGGGTCATTGGAAAACTGGATTGAAAAGAATAGACTAGACCAAAAGTATAACCAGatggcagaaaacaaatttttacaAATACTGGAAGGGGTGAAATATATTCATTCTAAAGAGTTAATTCATCGAGACCTCAAG cCTCAGAATATATTCATATCACgtcaagataaaataaaaataggcgACTTTGGTCTTGTGACTTCCGTGACATATGAGACACTGACTGAGAACAGAGGAACAAAATCATATATGGCACCAGAACAG TTCGGGGACAAATATGGAAAAGAAGTAGATATTTATGCACTGGGATTAATTTGGTTTGAAATTCTTTCGGCATTCACTAATCATGAGAAAAATGTG GTATGGAGCAACGTTAGAGACGGTAAACTTCCAGAAAGCTTCACCAACCAATTTCCAACAAAT gCACCCATAATCAAAAAGATGCTTTCAAGATGCTTTTCAGCAAGATATTCTGCAtctgaaatacttcattttttaaaacctaataAAGGCCTTAATGTCAGACCCCCAAAAGGTAACAGCAGTTTGCCTGTTACTCTGTAG